The uncultured Campylobacter sp. genome includes a region encoding these proteins:
- a CDS encoding prepilin peptidase — MNLNIVYGVIFAVFGTCVGSFCNVLIYRLPRGQSVNFPASHCPKCSHALKFYHNIPLLSWLFLGGKCAFCKTKISIRYPIVELLGGVLALAAYFGEPDLAKAAVLGLCFILLMALSAIDFEYKAVPESLLYVVTALSLAYTLMYDFNLSGVGAAAGYAAIFFVLRLIVTFVLKREAMGSADIFIAGVMGAILGWKLGGISIYIGAILTLPAYLIAHKKGYELPFVPFLSMGLLLTFIFRDQILRLLDVIYG; from the coding sequence ATGAATTTAAATATCGTTTACGGCGTGATTTTTGCGGTATTCGGCACCTGCGTAGGCTCGTTTTGTAACGTCCTGATCTACCGCCTGCCGCGCGGACAGAGCGTCAATTTCCCCGCATCGCACTGCCCCAAATGCTCTCACGCTCTGAAATTTTACCACAACATTCCGCTGCTTTCGTGGCTCTTTTTGGGCGGCAAATGTGCCTTTTGCAAAACCAAAATTTCGATCCGCTATCCGATCGTCGAGCTTTTAGGCGGCGTGCTTGCGCTTGCGGCGTATTTCGGCGAACCCGATCTTGCAAAAGCCGCGGTGCTTGGGCTTTGCTTCATATTACTTATGGCGCTTTCGGCGATCGATTTTGAGTATAAAGCCGTACCGGAGAGCCTTCTTTACGTAGTTACGGCGCTTTCGCTTGCTTACACGCTGATGTACGATTTTAATCTTAGCGGCGTAGGAGCGGCGGCGGGATACGCGGCAATATTTTTCGTGCTGCGCCTCATCGTCACCTTCGTGCTGAAGCGCGAAGCGATGGGAAGCGCGGATATTTTTATCGCGGGCGTTATGGGGGCGATTTTGGGCTGGAAGCTGGGCGGCATCTCGATCTACATCGGCGCGATTTTGACGCTGCCTGCGTATCTCATCGCGCACAAAAAGGGCTATGAGCTGCCGTTCGTGCCGTTTTTATCGATGGGGCTGCTTCTTACTTTTATTTTTAGAGATCAAATTTTAAGGCTCTTGGACGTCATTTATGGATAG
- the uppS gene encoding polyprenyl diphosphate synthase, with product MNSLNHLALVMDGNGRWAKKRGLLRTGGHEAGAEVVEQICEFCIDEGIANLTLYAFSTENWKRPKSEVEFLMKLLQKFLISRREKFTQNGIKFYPIGDISAFENDLRSEIEYLSNLTQNGRALNFNLAINYGSRDEIVRACERLLASGERLSEAGIGAYLDTAHSGDVDLLVRTGGEQRLSNFLLWQASYAELAFTPTLWPDFRREELARIVDDFRRKQRRFGGL from the coding sequence GTGAATAGCCTAAATCATCTAGCCCTTGTGATGGACGGCAACGGGCGCTGGGCGAAAAAGCGCGGTCTGCTGCGCACCGGTGGGCACGAAGCAGGCGCGGAAGTCGTGGAGCAGATCTGCGAGTTTTGCATCGACGAAGGCATCGCAAACCTCACGCTCTACGCCTTTAGCACCGAAAATTGGAAGCGCCCGAAAAGCGAAGTGGAATTTTTGATGAAGTTGCTTCAAAAATTCCTAATTTCGCGCCGCGAAAAATTTACCCAAAACGGAATAAAATTCTATCCGATCGGCGACATATCGGCTTTTGAGAATGATCTGCGAAGCGAGATCGAATATCTTTCAAATTTAACTCAAAATGGACGAGCGCTAAATTTTAACTTAGCGATCAACTACGGCTCGCGCGACGAGATCGTGCGAGCGTGTGAGCGGCTACTTGCAAGCGGCGAGCGACTAAGCGAAGCAGGCATCGGCGCGTATCTGGATACCGCGCACAGCGGCGACGTGGATCTGCTGGTGCGCACGGGCGGCGAGCAGCGGCTGTCGAATTTCTTACTCTGGCAGGCAAGCTACGCCGAGCTTGCGTTTACGCCGACGCTGTGGCCGGATTTCAGGCGCGAGGAGCTTGCGCGCATAGTGGATGATTTCCGCCGCAAACAGCGCCGCTTCGGTGGTCTTTGA
- the coaBC gene encoding bifunctional phosphopantothenoylcysteine decarboxylase/phosphopantothenate--cysteine ligase CoaBC — protein sequence MNKKKVLLAVCGSISFYKAFEILSALKKSNFDVYVALSDGVQEFVSYKAFEALCDHPVLCKANENWQAGINHIAYSKVDLVLIAPATANTINKLAWGVCDNVFLEVLNAAFAHAKVVIAPAANPALLENNITKNCIDMLKASVNAYFVDPIEKTLACGDTGKGGLASTEAIMQTLKRALYNDKFWEDKTVIITGGATIEKIDSVRGITNFSSGKTSKAIADALFYLGADVTLISSNEYENLPYKLVKFESTIGLKSALDSTKFPDGAYLIMAAAVSDYSPKVRYKDKVKKAEIGEIWNLRLGENEDILSSVRGNIKKVGFKLETDRENAVGEAKRMLNEKHLDAVCLNVLDDIVRLGGDVLKVTFITKNDQVVIDTAPKDEVALKIAAELKKI from the coding sequence ATGAATAAGAAAAAGGTTTTACTCGCGGTTTGCGGGAGTATCAGTTTTTACAAAGCGTTTGAAATTTTATCCGCTCTGAAAAAGTCGAATTTCGACGTCTATGTCGCTCTTAGCGACGGCGTGCAGGAGTTTGTCAGCTACAAAGCATTCGAGGCGCTGTGCGATCACCCCGTGCTTTGCAAAGCCAACGAAAACTGGCAGGCTGGCATCAACCACATCGCTTATTCCAAGGTGGATTTAGTTTTGATAGCGCCTGCGACGGCAAATACTATAAACAAGCTCGCGTGGGGCGTCTGCGACAACGTATTTTTAGAGGTGCTAAACGCGGCTTTCGCCCACGCCAAGGTAGTTATCGCGCCTGCCGCGAACCCAGCGCTACTTGAAAACAATATCACAAAAAACTGCATCGATATGCTAAAAGCGAGCGTGAATGCGTATTTCGTGGATCCGATAGAAAAAACTCTAGCTTGCGGCGATACCGGCAAGGGCGGATTAGCGAGCACCGAAGCGATCATGCAGACGCTAAAGCGCGCGCTTTACAACGATAAATTTTGGGAGGATAAAACCGTCATCATCACCGGAGGTGCGACGATCGAAAAGATCGACAGTGTGCGCGGCATTACGAATTTCTCCAGCGGTAAAACCTCCAAAGCGATTGCCGACGCGCTGTTTTATCTGGGCGCAGACGTAACGCTGATCTCTAGCAACGAATATGAAAATTTACCATACAAGCTCGTTAAATTTGAAAGTACTATCGGGCTAAAATCGGCGCTTGACAGCACAAAATTCCCGGACGGCGCATATTTGATAATGGCAGCTGCGGTAAGCGACTATTCGCCGAAAGTTCGCTATAAAGACAAGGTGAAAAAAGCGGAGATCGGCGAAATTTGGAATTTACGCCTGGGCGAAAATGAGGATATCTTAAGCTCCGTGCGCGGAAATATCAAAAAAGTGGGCTTTAAACTCGAAACAGACCGCGAAAATGCCGTAGGCGAGGCCAAACGCATGCTAAATGAAAAGCATCTCGACGCCGTCTGCCTAAACGTACTCGACGACATCGTTAGGCTCGGCGGCGACGTCCTTAAGGTCACTTTCATCACAAAAAACGATCAGGTCGTAATCGACACCGCGCCGAAGGACGAAGTCGCCCTAAAAATCGCGGCTGAGCTGAAAAAAATCTGA